The window TGGTCGTCTTCGCCATGCATGACCAGCACCGGGATATCGAGCGCCTTCAGATCCTCGGTAAAGTCCGTCTCGCTGAATGCCTTGATGCAATCATAATGTGCCTTGGTGCCGCCCATCATCCCCTGCCGCCACCAATTATGGATCACGCCCTGATCCACCTTTGCCCCTTCGCGATTGAAGCCGAAGAACGGCCCGGTAGGGATGTCGAGGAAGAATTGGGCGCGATTGGCGACCAGAGCCTCGCGGAAGCCGTCGAACACCGACATCGGCAGGCCTTCCGGATTGTCCGGCGTCTGCACCATGATCGGCGGCACCGCACCGATCAGCACCGCCTTGGCCACCCGACCCGGTTCGGCCCGGGCGACATAATGCGCCACTTCGCCGCCGCCTGTCGAATGGCCGATATGGATGGCCCCTTTCAGGTCCAGCGCCGCCGCCAGCGCCTTCACGTCGGCGGCATAGGTGTCCATCTCGTTGCCCTGCCATGTCTGGGTCGATCGGCCATGCCCGCGCCGGTCATGCGCGATCACCCGGTACCCCTTGTGCAGGAAAAACAGCATCTGGTTGTCCCAGTCGTCGCTGCTGAGCGGCCAGCCATGATGGAACACCAATGGGGTCGCATCCCTTGGCCCCCAGTCCTTGTAGAAAATCTCGGTGCCGTCGTCGGTGGTGATGAATGGCATGATGCTGCTCCTTGTGCCTGAGCCTCAATGGCCGAGTCGCCGCCCGTCAGGATGCTCCGAATGCGGGTCGCTGTCATGACAGCGATGTCGGAATGTGCCGCACTCGACTTGGCAGGGCCGGGCGGCTAGGGCGCGCGCATGACTTCGCCCCTCGACCGTCGCACCTTTGCGATCATTTCCCACCCCGATGCCGGCAAGACGACGCTGACCGAAAAGCTGTTGCTGTTCGGCGGCGCGATCCATCTGGCGGGCGAGGTCAAGGCGCGGGGCCAGGCGCGGCGTGCCCGGTCGGACTGGATGAAGATCGAGCAGCAGCGCGGCATCTCCGTCACCAGTTCGGTGATGACGTTCGAGCGGCAGGGCGTGACCTTCAACCTGCTCGACACACCGGGCCACGAGGATTTCAGCGAGGACACCTATCGCACGCTGACCGCCGTCGACAGCGCAGTCATGGTGATCGACGTCGCCAAGGGCATCGAAAGCCAGACGCGGAAATTGTTCGAGGTGTGCCGCCTGCGCTCGGTTCCCATCATCACCTTCGTCAACAAGGTGGACCGGGAGGGGCGCGAGGTGTTCGCCATCCTCGATGAAATCGCGGAACTGCTGGCGCTGGACGTCACCCCGATGACCTGGCCGGTTGGCATGGGCGGGCAGTTTGAGGGGATTTACGACCTCGTCACCCACCGCCTGCTGCTGCCCGAAGGGGACAGCCGCGAATTTCAGGGCAAGGTGGTCCAGTGCAGCGGCCTGGACGATCCGCAGCTGGACGCGATCATCTCCGCCGACACGCTGGCCAAGCTGCGCGAGGATGTGGAGCTGGCGCAGGCGGGCTATCCCGAATTCGACATGGATGCGTATCGCAACGGCGATCTGACGCCCGTCTATTTCGGTTCCGCGCTGAAGGAATTCGGCGTGGATTCGCTGATCGAGGCGCTGTCCACCCACGCCCCCCCGCCCCGGCCCCAGCCCGCCGAGCCTGCGCCCGTCGATCCGGCGCAGAACGAAGTCACCGGCTTTATCTTCAAGGTGCAGGCGAACATGGACCCGAACCATCGGGACCGCATCGCCTTCATGCGGCTGTGCTCCGGCACGTTCAAGCGGGGCATGAAGCTGACCCCGACCGGTCATGGCAAGCCGATCGCGATCCATTCGCCGATCTTGTTCTTTGCCCGCGAACGCGAACTGGCGGACGAGGCCTATCCCGGCGATATCATCGGCATCCCGAACCACGGCGTGCTGCGCGTCGGCGACAGCCTGAGCGAAAAGACGGGTGTCCGCTTTACCGGCCTGCCCAATTTCGCGCCGGAAATCCTGCGCCGCATCGCGCTGAAGGATCCGACCAAGACCAAGCAGCTGCGCAAGGCGCTGGACGATTTGTCGGAGGAGGGCGTGATCCAGGTCTTCTATCCCGATATCGGGTCGAACTGGATCATCGGCGTCGTCGGCCAGCTTCAGCTGGAAGTGCTGCTGTCCCGGCTGGATGCGGAATACAAGGTCGGCGCGAACCTTGAGGGCGCGCCGTTCGAAACCGCCCGCTGGATCTCGTCGGACAGCCCAAAGGATCTTGAGGACTTCATGTCCATCAACCGCGGCGCCATGGCAAAGGACCGCGACGGCAACCCGGTGTTCCTCGCCAAATCGGCTTGGGAAGTCAGCTACATCGCCGACCGCTATGCCAAGGTAAAGTTCGCCGCGACCCGCGAACGCTGAACCGGCTCAGGTCAGCAGCACCGCCGCCGCGACGATGACGGCGGCGACCAGCACCGATGCGCTCAACCGGCGCAGCGCCGATACGATCGCCTGTTCGCCCGGACCGATCACCGGCGGCGCCTGCAGCCGGGCCACCGCCGCCCGGATCAGCGCGGGCGCATCGTCGCCCAGCCGCGACAGCTCCCACGCAATCGGCGCCAGCTGCGCGGTCCACGTCGCGGGCGACACCCGGTCCAGCGTCACCCGTGCCGTCGCCCGCGCCATTGCGCCCGACAGGTCACTGTCCGGCGCGATCCGGCCCAGCACGCCGTCCAGCGTCATCAGCGCCTTGAACACGATCAACAGGTCCGGTGGCAGCACCAGCCGCTCCTCGCGCATCACCCGCAGCATGTCCGTGACCAGCGCGGCCAGCACGATCCGCTGCCCGCCGCCATGCCGCGCGATCAGCCCCTCGGCCGCCGGGGTCAGTTTCTGGCCGCCCCCCGGCCCGCTGCCCGTCCATACCGCCAGCGTGTCGGCCAGCGCGGCCGCATCGCCGCTGCCCAGCGCGCGGACGAACCCGATAAACTCCTGACGCCGCCGGTGGCTGATCTGTCCGGTCATGCCCATGTCGAGCAGCGCGATCCGGTTCCCCGGCTGGCACAGCAGGTTGCCGGGATGCGGATCGGCATGAAACCGGCCGTTCAGCAGCACCATGTCCAGCACGATGTCCGCGCCCGCCTCTGCGATCATCACCGGGTCGATCCCCGCCGCGCGCAGGGTATCGCCATCCACCGGGCGAATGCCCTCGATATAGTCCATCACCAACAGGGTTTCGCTGGTGTAGCGCCAATGGATCACCGGCACGACGACACGGTCGTCCCCGGCGAAATCGGCACGCAACGCATCGGCGTGCCGTCCCTCGCTGGCCAGGTCCAGTTCCTCCAGCATGGCCGTGGCCAGCTGGCGGGCCATGGCGACGGGGGTAAATCGCCGCGCCTCCGCACTGGCGCGTTCGGCAATGGCGGCAAGTTCGGCGATCAGGCGCAGGTCGGCGGCAATCGTCTCCGATATGCCGGGCCGCCGGATCTTCAGCACAACCTCGCGCCCGTCCTCCAGCGTCGCGCGGTGCACCTGCGCGATCGACGCGGCTGCCAGCGGCTGCGGATCGAAGGTGGCGAACAGTGCCTCCGGCGCATCGCCCAGCGCCGCTTCGACCTGTGGCCGCAGCGTCTCGAACGGCAGCGTCGGCGCATCGGCGTGCAGCGCGGACAGCTCCTCGATCCATTCCGGCCCCAACAGGTCGCCGCGCGTGGCAAGGATCTGGCCCAGCTTGATAAAGGTCGGACCCAGCGCCTCGATCGCCTCCCGCGTCCGGCGCGGCAGGTCGGGGGGCGCATCGCCGCCACGATCGGCAAGGCCCAGCCGCGCGGCCAGCACCCCGATGCCATAACGCGACATGACGCCGCCAATTTCGCTCAGGCGCTGGCGGTCACGGGCGGCGACGCGGATCGTATCGAACATCAGTTGAAGGTAGGGGCGGCCCGTACCCTATCCAACCCAGTCCCGGGGCAGCGGCCTTACCGCCAGCAGCATCAGCCCGGCCGCCACCGCGTAAAAGCCAAGCGCCGCCATCGCGGCATAGCGCAATGCCTCATCGCCATGGGTTGCCGTCATCGAATCCGCGACTGCGCCCATGATCCACGATCCGGCACCCAGCCCGATCAGGTTGTTGATGAACAGGAACGACGCGCTGGCCGTCGCCCGCATATGCGGCGGCACCAGATGCTGCACGGCAGTCGTCACCGGGCCAAGCCACAGGATGTTGAGGCCGTTGGGGATCAGGAACAGGAACCATGCGATGACCGGTGATCCCGTCATCAGGAACGCGCCTAGAAACAGCGGAATACTGGCCAGCCAGGCAAAAGCGGGCAGCCGCGCATAGGTTCCGCGATCCGCCTGTCCCAGCCGGTCGGCCAGCCAGCCGCCGGAAAACACGCCGATGGTCCCGCCAACCAGCAGCAGCGAGCCAAAGAAATAGCTGGTCGTCGACAGGTCGAAACCGAAACTGAGCATCAGCACCGACGGCACCCAGAAGGCCAGGCCATAGCCGCACATCGAACTGAACGCGGCGGCAAAGCTCATCAGCCAGAAACTGCGCTTGGCGGCCAGGATGCGGAACACCGCGCTGACCGGCACCCGCTCGCCCGTCGGCTGGGCGGGCCGCGCGGGTTCACGCACGATTACGCGGAACAGCGGCGCGATGACCACGCCCGCAATGCCGACGACGATGAAGGCCCAGCGCCAGTCCACGCTGGCCGCGATCCACGCACCCAGCAACGTCCCGCTGGCAAGGCCAATGGGGATGCCCAGCGAATAGATGGCCAGCGCCCGTGCCCGCTGATGCGGGGGGAATGTGTCGGCGATCACCGCATAACTCGGCGCAACGCCCCCCGCCTCCCCCACGCCCACGCCCAGGCGGAACGCAAACAGCTGCCAGAAACTGCCCGCCATGCCGCACAGCGCGGTAAATCCGCTCCACACGGTCAGCGACAGGGTGATGACCCAGGTGCGGCTGGTCCGGTCGGCAATCAGCGCCAGCGGAATGGCCAGCGTTGAATAAAGCAGCGCAAACGCGATCCCGCCCAGCGCGCCCAGCTGCGTGTTGGTCAGGTTCAGGTCCGCCTTGATCGGCTGAACCAGGATGCCCAGGATCTGCCGGTCCAGGAAATTGAAGGTATAGACGAGCAACAGCATCGCCAGCGCCGCCGCGCGATACCCCGGCGTCGTGGGGGCGCTTGACCCGTTCATGCCCGCTCCTTGCCCGCCGCGACTGTCACGCGGTCCGTTGTGATTAGCAGGGCGCGCACTGCCCGCCAATGCGCGCCCGCCGGATCAGAACTTTGCTGTGAACGTCGCAAAGACCTGACGCGGATTGCCGTAATAAGCGGTCAGCACGCCCTCGGTCCCCAGTGTGGGGATGAAATTGCCGGTGGTCGCATTGGTCAGGAACGCGCCCGTATCGGGATTCTGCGCCAGGAAGTTGTAGCCTGCCACGATGTACCGCTTGTCGGTCAGGTTGCGGCCATGGACGCCGATCGAATAGCTGTCGTTGATCGCCCAGACGAAGTTGGCATCCCACAGCGCATATGCCGGCTGGTCAAGCAGGGGCGTGCGCAATTCGAACTGCTGGCTATCGCCGCGATAGCTGACCGTGGTGCTCAGATCGACCGAGCCCGCCCCGACCGGCGCGGAATAGGCAATCGTGCCGCTGGCGGTCCAGTCAGGGGTGTTCTGGAACGCGCGGCGATCGGCCACGTCGATCCCGCGGCCATCGATGAACCGGGTATATTTGGCATCCAGATAGCCCATCGTGCCCGATAGCGTGAATCGGTCGCCCGCCGCAGCAAAGTCGCGGGCGGCGACCAGGTTCACCTCGGCCTCGATCCCGTTGATCCGTGCGCGGCCGGCATTGGTCGTCACGCCGATAAAGGTCTGCTGGCCGTTGATGGTGGTGCCGATCGATCCCGGCACCTGCACATCGGTATAGTCCGAGCGGAACGCGGCGAGCGCGAAGTTCAGGCGACGGTCCCACACCGAACCCTTGAAGCCGATTTCATAGGTGTCGACCGTTTCCGGATCGAACGAGAGGAAGTCGAACACCTGATCGGCATTGCAGATACCGCCGGTCGGCGTGCGGCACGCGGTCGATTGGCCACGCGGATCGAAGCCGCCGCCCTTGAAGCCCTGCGAATAGCTTGCATAGACGTTCAGGTCGCCCGTCGGCTGCCACTGGATCGAGGCGCGCGGGGTGAAGTCCCCGAAATCGGCTGCGCCCGAAAAGTTCGACGTCGTTGCGAACAGCGTGCCATTGCCGTTGAAGAAGGGCGAGCCACCGCCCAGGAACGTCTGGCGAAGGATCGTCGACCGCCGCGTGTCCCAGGTATAGCGACCGCCGACCGACAGGCTCAGCTGATCGGTCAGGTCATAGGTCGCATCGGCGAATACCGCGACCGTATCGGTTTCCACATTGCCGAAGGTGAGCGCGGTGACGCCGCCGGGCAGGCGGACGTCAAACACGGTCCGCGCCTTGGCATCCAGATAATAGAGGCCGACCAGCGCGTTGAACCGGTCCGTGCCGATCAGCATCTGCACTTCCTGGCTGAACTGCTCGTTATTGTAGAATGCAGGCACATCGACCTGCACCGCCGGCAGGGCATCGAAATCGATCGGCGTGCCGCTATCGTCCTTGCGATAGCCGGTGATCGAGCGGAAGGTCAGCCAGTCGGCGGGCTTGGCTTCGATGAACAGCGAACCGCCATATGCCTCGACCTTCTGTTCGGGGTCGAGCAGGCCGCCGCGCGAATCGTACACATCCTCAAGCACCGGGGCACCGGTGGCGATGCCGCGGATCAGGCGATGGCCGCCGCGCGGATTGCTCCTGTCCTCGGTATAATCACCCGACAGGCGGATGAAGAGGCTGTCGTCCGGTTCGATCTGCAGCGTGCCGCGCGCCGCCCAGATGTCCTTGTTGTAATTCGCCTCGCCCGTGGTCAGGTTCTCGCCGAAGCCGCCGCGCGACAGCCGTGCCGCTGCACCGCCGATCTTCACCACGCCATTGCCGATCGGCACGCTGCCGCTGATCACGGCATCCGCCTGATCATAGCTGCCATAGGCCGCCCGCACCTTCAGCGTGGGATCATCGCCCAGCCGCCGGGTGACATATTTGACTGCGCCGCCGATGGTGTTGCGGCCATAGAGCGTCCCCTGCGGCCCGCGCAGCACCTCGATCCGCTCGACATCGTAAATGTCCAGCACGGCCGCCTGCGGGCGGTTGAGGTATACGTCATCCAGATAGATGCCGACGCCTGCCTCGAACCCCGCAACTGGATCCTGCTGACCCACACCGCGGATAAAGGCGCTCAGCGTTGAATTGGTGCCGCGCGACACCTCCAGCGTAACGTTGGGCGTGACAGCGGCCAGATCGGTGACGTCGATCGCGCCAAGCTGCTCCAGCTGATCGCCCGAAAAGGCGGTGATCGCGACCGGCACGTCGAGCAGCGATTCCTCGCGCCGACGGGCAGTCACGATGATGTCGCCATCGGCCGGATCACTGGCGGCGGTTTCCTGCTCCGCCTGCTGTGCCTGGGCCGGGACCGCCATCAGCGCGGGCAAGGCGGCGGCGGACAGGATCAGCGCGCGGACGCTGGACGAACGATGCTTCATGGCAAAACCTCCCCTTTGGATGGCAGCCCGTCGGACGCGGGTTGTGCCGTGTTGCGATCCGCTATACTGAAACCTGAACCGGGTTTCAACTTGGGAATGTATCGGAGGGAGCCGGATGGGGACGGAACCGGGAACGGCGGGCGCATCGGCGGCCAGTGCGGGCAAGGAACCGCGGACCGAACGCGGCCGCCGCACGCTGCGCGCGATCCTGGATGCGGCCGCCGCCGAGTTCGGGGAAAAGGGGTTTCACGACGGATCGATCAGCGGGATCACCCGCCGCGCGGGCGTCGCGCTGGGCAGTTTCTACACCTATTTCGACAGCAAGGACGCCGTGTTTCGCGCGCTGGTTCAGGACATGTCGGATCAGGTGCGCGATCAGGTCGCCCCGGCGATCCGCGCCGCGCCGGATCAACTGGCCGCCGAACGCGCGGGCCTGCTGCAATTCATCCGCTTCGTGCGTGAGCACAAGGAAATCTATCGCATCATCGATGAGGCTGAATTTGTCGATCCCGACAGTTTCCGCCGCCATTACACGACGACGGCCGATCGCATCCGCACCCGCCTGTCCGCCGCCGCCGCGCGGGGCGAGGTGCGCGGCGATGTGGACGAGGTTCACGCCTGGGCGATCATGGGCATGAACGTGTTTCTGGGCCTGCGCTACGGCGTGTGGAGCGATGCGGAACCGCCAGAGGGGGTGGCAGACCGGGTTGCCGACCTGCTGGCCAACGGCCTTGCCCCCAGCGGCTGACCGATCACTCCCCCTTCAGCAAGTCCTTCAGCCCGGCAAAGGCACCTGTCGCAACCTCGTCATCGCGCTTGACCCCTGCTTCGCGAAGCGCCGCCTCGGCCGCCGGGCTGCGGGGATAGGGGTCGAGCGCCAGCGCCATCGTCTCCGCCGCCGCCTCGCCCAGGTCGATCGCGCCGCCGGTGTAGAACAGCGTGTCCGCCGCCTCCGCGTCGATCTCCACCTCGTCCGCAGGGGCGGCGTCCAGATCCGCCTCCGGCACGAAGCGCAGAGTCACCGCCTCCTCGATCCGCGCCGCCACCGCCTCGCCCGTCGCGATGCAGGGCTGCGCGACCTCGGCGATCACCCGCCCCTCGGCCAGCACATCCGCCCCCTGCCGGCGCAGCGCAAACTCGGCCGACAGCCTATCGACGGCGATCAGGCCGAACCGTGCGGCCAGCCGTTCCCGCTCGTCCGCCTCTGCGCTGATCGTCACCGTTGCGGGCGCGGTGCCGATCCGGTCGATCCGCTGCGGGCGGCTGAATTCCGGCGTCATGGCAATTCGCCCCGCTGAATGGCGTCCAGCGGCACCTGGCTCAGCGCCCGCCGCCAGCGGGACAGGCCCGCCACCACATGATCCAGCGCCGCCGGCTCCGGTGCCTCACCGCGGTACAGGTTGCGCACCAGCGCCTCGCCCAGCCTTGCATCCCCCTCGGCCAGCCCGTCGCGATAGGCGCCCAGCCGCCCGCCCAGCATCCCCATCATGCGGCCAACCTGCTTGCCGACGACGACATCGCCAAATCCGATTTGGCGCAGCTGGCCGTCCATGTCCTGAACGAACCGCTCGGCCAGCTGTGCGTTCAGCACCGCCGCCGCATCGCCCGCCTCCTCCTCCAGCCGCAGCAACAGCATGGCCAGCACCGCGGCCACCATGTCGAACCGGCCGTCGATCGTGTCGGGCACCTGCCCGTCCAGATACCAGTGCGGCTCCCGCGCGCGGGCGATCACGACCTCATAGGGACGCTGCGCGGGCAGCTCTCCCTTTCCACCGAACAGGCGTTCCAACAGCTTCATTCAACCGGCCCTTTCGGCAATCCGTCCACTGCGCCCTTGTGGCGCCATGATTGGCGGCATATTGAGCGGGCTGGCGATGGTTGCAATGGATAGCGCCGCCGCCTTGTGGTTTTCGCGGAGAAGTGTCGATGAAGCTCCTTTCGGTTCGTGCGCTCGGCCTGTCGCTGGCGGTTGCCGGTGCGCTGGTCAGCGGGGGCTGCACCAAGCTCAAGAGCCATCAGGGCTATGTCATCGATCCCGATCTGGTGAACTCGGTCCAGCCGGGCGTCGACACGCGCGACTCGGTCACGCAGACGCTGGGCAGCCCGACCTTCGTTGCGCAGTTCAACGACAAGCAGTGGATCTATCTGTCCCGCGACAGCCGGAACCTGGCCTATAACCGCCCGCGTCCGGTGGAACAGACCGCCATCCGCATCACCTTTGACGATGCCGGCACCGTCACCGCGATCGACAAGACCGGGGTGGATCAGGTCGCGTTCGTCGCGCCCAGCGACAAGAAGACGCCGACCCTTGGCCGCGAACGCGGCTTTTTCGAGGATCTGTTCGGCAATATCGGCACGGTCGGCGCGCCCGTCGGCGCTGGCGGCCCCGGCGGCGGCGGCCCCGGCCAGTAATCTTCCTTTCGCCCGGCTAAACGGGCGATTCCCGGCCCGTTCAGGCGAATCGGCCTAGCTTCCTCTCATCAGCGGCGGACCGAACCGCCGCGCATGAGGAGGAATTGAAGATGCGCAAGCCCATGCTGATGCTGTTGATGGCGGCGGTAGCCGTTCCTGCGGCCGCCATGCCGACGGCGGCCAGCGCCCAGTCATGGCGCGAGTTGCGGGACGATCGCCGCGACGTGCGCGAGGAGCGCCGCGAACTGCGCGATGCCTATCGCCGGGGCGACCGAGGCGACATCCGCGAGGAACGCCGCGAGCTGCGCCGCGAAACCCGCGACCTTCGCCGGACCGAACGTCAGTTCGACCGCAACCATGCCTGGCGCGACAATGACTGGCGCGACTATCGGGCCACCCATCGCGGCGATTATGCCCGCGGCAACTGGCGTGCGCCGTTCCGCTACACGCGATGGAACAACGGCGCGCGGATCGCGCCCGGCTATTACGGACAGCGGTACTGGATTTCCGACCCGTGGCGTTATCGTCTGCCCCCGGCGCGCGGCTTTCAGTACGTCCGTCATTATGACGACGTCCTGCTGGTCGACACCCGCCGCGGCCGGGTCGTCCGGGTGTACAACAACTTCTTCTGGTAAGCGTTGATCGGGGCGGTCCTTCGGGGCCGCCCCTTTTTTGCCGGTCACCGCATGGTGAACAGCACCTGATCCACCACCCGGCCGCCCGGCGCCACCAGCGCCAGCCGGTGCGCCCCCGGCCCGGCCAGCACCAGCGGCCGCCCGTCTGCCGAGCCCAGATCGCGCCGGTCCAGCATCAGGCGATGGCCCGTCACCTCGCCCGACACGCCGATCACCAGCCGCTGGCGATCCACCGGAATGTCGGGGTCCAGTGCATAGACGCTGCCCGAAACCGGGCTGGTAATCCGCGGCCGCCGCGCGGTCGCCGGGGCCAGCGCCACCTCGCTCATCCCCGTTCCGGCCAGGAAATAGTCGCGCCTTGGCTGTTCCAGTCCGGCGGCAAAGCGAACCGGCCGCGCCTCCACGCCGGTCGGCATCGGCGGCGCGCGCCCCGGCCGGTCGCGGTGCAGCGCCAGCATCACGTCGCGCCACACCGGCGCTGCGCCGCTGGTCCCCGACACCGCGCGCATCGGATCGCCCTCCAGATTGCCGACCCACACACCGACGACATACCGGTCGGTAAAGCCGATGCACCAATTGTCGCGCATCGCCTTTGACGTGCCCGTCTTGACCGCCGCCCAGAACGGCAGGCGCAGCGCACTGTCCGTACCGAATGTCGCCGCGCGCGCA of the Sphingomonas sp. BGYR3 genome contains:
- a CDS encoding alpha/beta hydrolase; translation: MPFITTDDGTEIFYKDWGPRDATPLVFHHGWPLSSDDWDNQMLFFLHKGYRVIAHDRRGHGRSTQTWQGNEMDTYAADVKALAAALDLKGAIHIGHSTGGGEVAHYVARAEPGRVAKAVLIGAVPPIMVQTPDNPEGLPMSVFDGFREALVANRAQFFLDIPTGPFFGFNREGAKVDQGVIHNWWRQGMMGGTKAHYDCIKAFSETDFTEDLKALDIPVLVMHGEDDQIVPIHDSAMKAIKLLKHGTLKVYPGLPHGMATTHADVINADLLAFIEG
- a CDS encoding peptide chain release factor 3 → MTSPLDRRTFAIISHPDAGKTTLTEKLLLFGGAIHLAGEVKARGQARRARSDWMKIEQQRGISVTSSVMTFERQGVTFNLLDTPGHEDFSEDTYRTLTAVDSAVMVIDVAKGIESQTRKLFEVCRLRSVPIITFVNKVDREGREVFAILDEIAELLALDVTPMTWPVGMGGQFEGIYDLVTHRLLLPEGDSREFQGKVVQCSGLDDPQLDAIISADTLAKLREDVELAQAGYPEFDMDAYRNGDLTPVYFGSALKEFGVDSLIEALSTHAPPPRPQPAEPAPVDPAQNEVTGFIFKVQANMDPNHRDRIAFMRLCSGTFKRGMKLTPTGHGKPIAIHSPILFFARERELADEAYPGDIIGIPNHGVLRVGDSLSEKTGVRFTGLPNFAPEILRRIALKDPTKTKQLRKALDDLSEEGVIQVFYPDIGSNWIIGVVGQLQLEVLLSRLDAEYKVGANLEGAPFETARWISSDSPKDLEDFMSINRGAMAKDRDGNPVFLAKSAWEVSYIADRYAKVKFAATRER
- a CDS encoding AarF/UbiB family protein, giving the protein MFDTIRVAARDRQRLSEIGGVMSRYGIGVLAARLGLADRGGDAPPDLPRRTREAIEALGPTFIKLGQILATRGDLLGPEWIEELSALHADAPTLPFETLRPQVEAALGDAPEALFATFDPQPLAAASIAQVHRATLEDGREVVLKIRRPGISETIAADLRLIAELAAIAERASAEARRFTPVAMARQLATAMLEELDLASEGRHADALRADFAGDDRVVVPVIHWRYTSETLLVMDYIEGIRPVDGDTLRAAGIDPVMIAEAGADIVLDMVLLNGRFHADPHPGNLLCQPGNRIALLDMGMTGQISHRRRQEFIGFVRALGSGDAAALADTLAVWTGSGPGGGQKLTPAAEGLIARHGGGQRIVLAALVTDMLRVMREERLVLPPDLLIVFKALMTLDGVLGRIAPDSDLSGAMARATARVTLDRVSPATWTAQLAPIAWELSRLGDDAPALIRAAVARLQAPPVIGPGEQAIVSALRRLSASVLVAAVIVAAAVLLT
- a CDS encoding MFS transporter, coding for MNGSSAPTTPGYRAAALAMLLLVYTFNFLDRQILGILVQPIKADLNLTNTQLGALGGIAFALLYSTLAIPLALIADRTSRTWVITLSLTVWSGFTALCGMAGSFWQLFAFRLGVGVGEAGGVAPSYAVIADTFPPHQRARALAIYSLGIPIGLASGTLLGAWIAASVDWRWAFIVVGIAGVVIAPLFRVIVREPARPAQPTGERVPVSAVFRILAAKRSFWLMSFAAAFSSMCGYGLAFWVPSVLMLSFGFDLSTTSYFFGSLLLVGGTIGVFSGGWLADRLGQADRGTYARLPAFAWLASIPLFLGAFLMTGSPVIAWFLFLIPNGLNILWLGPVTTAVQHLVPPHMRATASASFLFINNLIGLGAGSWIMGAVADSMTATHGDEALRYAAMAALGFYAVAAGLMLLAVRPLPRDWVG
- a CDS encoding TonB-dependent receptor gives rise to the protein MKHRSSSVRALILSAAALPALMAVPAQAQQAEQETAASDPADGDIIVTARRREESLLDVPVAITAFSGDQLEQLGAIDVTDLAAVTPNVTLEVSRGTNSTLSAFIRGVGQQDPVAGFEAGVGIYLDDVYLNRPQAAVLDIYDVERIEVLRGPQGTLYGRNTIGGAVKYVTRRLGDDPTLKVRAAYGSYDQADAVISGSVPIGNGVVKIGGAAARLSRGGFGENLTTGEANYNKDIWAARGTLQIEPDDSLFIRLSGDYTEDRSNPRGGHRLIRGIATGAPVLEDVYDSRGGLLDPEQKVEAYGGSLFIEAKPADWLTFRSITGYRKDDSGTPIDFDALPAVQVDVPAFYNNEQFSQEVQMLIGTDRFNALVGLYYLDAKARTVFDVRLPGGVTALTFGNVETDTVAVFADATYDLTDQLSLSVGGRYTWDTRRSTILRQTFLGGGSPFFNGNGTLFATTSNFSGAADFGDFTPRASIQWQPTGDLNVYASYSQGFKGGGFDPRGQSTACRTPTGGICNADQVFDFLSFDPETVDTYEIGFKGSVWDRRLNFALAAFRSDYTDVQVPGSIGTTINGQQTFIGVTTNAGRARINGIEAEVNLVAARDFAAAGDRFTLSGTMGYLDAKYTRFIDGRGIDVADRRAFQNTPDWTASGTIAYSAPVGAGSVDLSTTVSYRGDSQQFELRTPLLDQPAYALWDANFVWAINDSYSIGVHGRNLTDKRYIVAGYNFLAQNPDTGAFLTNATTGNFIPTLGTEGVLTAYYGNPRQVFATFTAKF
- a CDS encoding TetR/AcrR family transcriptional regulator, giving the protein MGTEPGTAGASAASAGKEPRTERGRRTLRAILDAAAAEFGEKGFHDGSISGITRRAGVALGSFYTYFDSKDAVFRALVQDMSDQVRDQVAPAIRAAPDQLAAERAGLLQFIRFVREHKEIYRIIDEAEFVDPDSFRRHYTTTADRIRTRLSAAAARGEVRGDVDEVHAWAIMGMNVFLGLRYGVWSDAEPPEGVADRVADLLANGLAPSG
- a CDS encoding DUF177 domain-containing protein yields the protein MTPEFSRPQRIDRIGTAPATVTISAEADERERLAARFGLIAVDRLSAEFALRRQGADVLAEGRVIAEVAQPCIATGEAVAARIEEAVTLRFVPEADLDAAPADEVEIDAEAADTLFYTGGAIDLGEAAAETMALALDPYPRSPAAEAALREAGVKRDDEVATGAFAGLKDLLKGE
- a CDS encoding ubiquinol-cytochrome C chaperone family protein, yielding MKLLERLFGGKGELPAQRPYEVVIARAREPHWYLDGQVPDTIDGRFDMVAAVLAMLLLRLEEEAGDAAAVLNAQLAERFVQDMDGQLRQIGFGDVVVGKQVGRMMGMLGGRLGAYRDGLAEGDARLGEALVRNLYRGEAPEPAALDHVVAGLSRWRRALSQVPLDAIQRGELP
- the bamE gene encoding outer membrane protein assembly factor BamE, with the protein product MKLLSVRALGLSLAVAGALVSGGCTKLKSHQGYVIDPDLVNSVQPGVDTRDSVTQTLGSPTFVAQFNDKQWIYLSRDSRNLAYNRPRPVEQTAIRITFDDAGTVTAIDKTGVDQVAFVAPSDKKTPTLGRERGFFEDLFGNIGTVGAPVGAGGPGGGGPGQ
- a CDS encoding RcnB family protein; translated protein: MRKPMLMLLMAAVAVPAAAMPTAASAQSWRELRDDRRDVREERRELRDAYRRGDRGDIREERRELRRETRDLRRTERQFDRNHAWRDNDWRDYRATHRGDYARGNWRAPFRYTRWNNGARIAPGYYGQRYWISDPWRYRLPPARGFQYVRHYDDVLLVDTRRGRVVRVYNNFFW